Genomic window (Candidatus Nitrosocosmicus franklandus):
TCTTACAGTTGTCAGAGCTTTCTTATTATCAAAATTTTCGCAGATAGTCTTCAATACTTCATAATGAGAAACTTCGCCACCCTCTGCTAAACACAAGAACTCTAATGCTTCTGCTGTGTCTGGATTTTCACCAAGGTATGTCTTCATAATTTTGGTAGCTTTTTCCTCTGTTTCAGATGCTGATTCTTCAACCTTATTTACATCTAATTTTACATTCTCATCTTTAGAAAATGCGTCTACGACTTGTTGAATTTTTTCTTCATGAGTACTAGCTTCTTTTTGGATTTCTTTAGCTTCACTTTTAGAACCAGATTTTAGTAATTTCATTGCGATTAGTTCATCAACTGCTTTTTGAGCTGCTCGTTCCAAACCAATAACTTCACCGAGTTTCTTTTGTAGATTATCAATATTTTCTTTTTTACTAGACATCGAGATCCTGTATACATGAAAATTTAAATATCTATATAAAAAATTAGTTGCTATAATATCCCTATCAAATTTTAGATTCTTTCCTTATGAAACAATTTCAGATTCATTCTTGGTGGGCTAAAGCAACGGCCTAGTATTAACGCTAAAATATATTATACAGTACGTTATTAATGACATTAAATGACAAAAATGATCAAACTTAAAGTCATTCCGCTTCCTGCTGAAGGATCTCGTACTTTATTTTCTACACATGATAAGGATGCATTAGTAAAAGGCATAGAAAACGAAACCTATCTTTGTGGAAATTGCGAATTCGTTTTAGCAGAGAATGTCATTCCAAATACTTACACCAGTATAGTCTTTGAGTGTCCTGAGTGTAAATCTTACAACGAGATAACTAGTTAATGGTGACGGGCTAACTGACTGGCCGACTGATTCAGTTCAAAAATTTTTATGATTATGCCAATGTGTGAATATCTATTATATCTAGCGAAAAGCTAAAATATTTACCCACCTTCTCGCATATGCAATGCGATTAGCATGAAACGAGGTACATTAAGCTATATGAGGTCTAGTAACTATAGGAACTAATGTGGCATATGCCCATGCATCGTTATTACCGAAAGTAAATTAAACAATAGATACAGGAAACTATACGCTAAAAAAAATCAAATAATCAGTCGTAATACGATAGGTATGAAATGATAAATGTACTTTGCCATTTTCATTCTATGGTCTAGGGTTGTTAATGAATCTACTTATCATTAGATTTTTTTAGTATAGAATGGAGGGCATATATGACCCAGCGGGTTCGTTATACACCCCAACAGTCATGAGAGTGAGTTGATGAACTAATCTTAGATCGTTTTCAAGACACCATCGGAATAACTCTGCATTTCTTGTTGGAATAAGGATGCCTGGTCCCCCATAAGAATCAGTTGTGGTTTCTGAAGCAATAAGAGCTTTGATATCATCATTAGTAAAACCTACAGTGTGGTTAAAATATGTCAATCCACTTGTATAACCAGTAATTTTATCGTCATGTATAACCACTTTGGCAATACCTTGTTTTATACTATCTTTTAATTCACCATTTCTATCATGACCATGTACTGCTCTGCATACTGCATTACATGATTCTAAATCCGACTCATTTGCTACCCTAACTGTTCTTCCAGGAATAACTGCTTGAATTGGTTTCCCCTGCATAGTAGAGATGGGTTCTCTAACTTCAAACCCCAAACTAGCATACAATGCTAGTGATCTGTTATGATAAGATGCTTGAAGCAAACGTATTGCAGGATAGTTTTTACTTCTAGCTCTTTCCATAACATTAACCATTAACTGGCGACCTTCACCTTTGTTCTGAGAGTGTGGATCAATTGTTATTGGTCCAACCCCTGCTACCAAAGCTGACCGTTCATCCAAAAAATTGCTTCCTACAATCTTGTTACCTGATCTACCTGTATCTTCGGCAACAATTGAGTAGAATCCAGAATTGGAGAGAAATAAGGTAGCTACATTTATCCCAATATCGATAGAGGGAAACTCGCGAGGGAAGCCATGTTTATCTGCAATTCCTGAAAAAGCTTCATAAATTATTTTTCCAACCTGATTAGCATCATCTATGGTACCCGGTCTTAATCTTAAGTTATGTTCTACATTAGTCAATTAGACTTAAAATTGCTTATCCAAATTTTATTCTTTTATTTATATTTCTGAATTCGTCCTTTCAATGTAGTTCAGTCATACAATTTTGAAAAAAAGCATGGATTTGCATGCTGAGAGATGAGGCAAAATGTTTAACATTCACCATCAAGAAAGGAGTAAATTCAAAAAATGTCAATCTCGGATTATTTGGCTAATATGAATCGTATTGGTCAGTAATTACGATCATCACTTTGTGTAGTGATAGTACAATTATCTACTTACTTTTAATCCCTTCATATTTCTAGATATTCAAGAGTACGAATTATCATGAATGATACAAATACCGCTCTTTAGACCAGAAGGTTTCATATAATAATATCGAGATTTTTCTTTACTTTGCCCCAACGAAAAACAATGACGAAATTAAAGAAGTTAACAAGTAATCTTGATTTCTTTATGAAACACGTAGCTTTTAACTTTGAGGTATTTTCTTACCAACATAGAGAGGACATCATGGAATTGTAAATTTGTCAAAAACCATTTTTGCTTCAGAAGAGGAGGAGGGAAGAGGAAGAAAAATCATGTATGGCTTGAAATTCAATCCCACTTAGACAAATATGTAAAACAATTTTCTAAAAGCTGTAAAAGGAGACAAAAGTATGGAACCACTTTATAAAGAATTTATGAGATTAATTACTCCCAGTTAACTAGTGTCATTTGGTAGATTTACCAGGTTCGTGTAAGTATCATCTTGATTTTCATATTGATAAACAACATACTATCCATCAAAATTAGACTTTTTATAAGAAATGTCGAATCGGTTGTTGTTATCTTTAGAATTTAATATTATGTATTTTCGGACAGACAATGATCCCGACTGCTTCATATCATAATTTAATAGATCAAATTATCACATAGGAGAAGGCAGATTATTACCTGACTGACTGAAATTGTATCCTTCAGTATTAGTTCCGTTGATCATTTCACCAGTAGTCATGCTTGGATTATTAGGATAAGTAAGGTTTGAAGAGTTTTCTATAGTTGGTTGTGCTGATGCTATTTCAAAGGTCTCGATATCAAAAAATGCAAAGATAGCAGCTAGTATTAAAAGAAGAAAAGTTTTGTTCATGCAAATACAATGTCATTATGATTTAAATAAATCAAAAATAATATCCTAATACTGCAAACCATGGTTGACCTTTCATTTGCCTGACCTTTTGTCTTGCCTTGCCTTGGCAAGAAAGATTAAAGAAAAATGCAAATAACAGATAAACCTAGCGACTTACTGATTCGCAAATTTAGATTTTCTTAAAACCTCAAAAAAATCAGGTGATTTTGTTTATTTTAACTGAACGAACATCTAGTGTAACAGATTTTCATAATTTTTCAAATCCAAGTCGTCATTTAAAACCAATCAGACTACAACCAACATTCATAATACAAGAAAATCAACAGGCAAATAAGAAAACAATGAGGATTCAGGTGGATTTTTCTTTTTTCCCCAATAACTTGATACCAATAATTACAGATTCGGTAGAGCTAAAACAATTTTTGATAGAAGGTAATTTCATTACAGACGACAGCGTTAGCGATACCAACAATTCAAAAACAGCTATTTTTGAATTCCATGGTTCTTTAAAGGATTTTGAAAGTCTGCTGAGATCGATCCTTGCTAAAAATTCTATAGAGGAATACACCATAACTCAAGACATGGAAAGAGAAAATACTATAGCAATATTAAGATCCGGTGATTTAGAACAATTGAAAATATTTGTTTGTGATTTTTGCAGTGCAGTATTTCATAGTGAAGACGAGAAATACATTCATCAACGGGCGCATTATTTTTACTAAAAATCAATAATGATTGTTTGTCTGTCATGTTATAAGCACGTTATTTTGCATTGTATTTGCATGGATGTTATTGCTACTTCTGCTGCTAATCTACTTCAAGTTTAGATCAATGATACTTCCTAAAAAACAAAAAGATATTCAATACAGTTTATCAAATGAATACATTGTGTGATATTGCTATTATCTGAATTAATCAATTGAGAGAAACACCAAAAGACAAAAAGACTTTGGAATCAATTATATACTTGCTCAACAATTGATGGCGAATATACTTCAATTTTATTACTAATTTAGATTGTTTGTATTATAATATTACTTACATTCGAGATGTGAAAAAATACGATACATCTTTTATAAATCAAAAAATCTATTCATAAATTTGAGGATCCTCTTTTCCAGAAGTCATATCCTCTTCAAAGATAATTAACGCTGCATATTTGTCAACGTCGTTTCTACTGAAACTCGTAAACTTGATATCTATTAGCTTTTTTACTTCTTCTTTCTTAAGAAATTCATTAATACTTTTTTCAAGGCCAGATAATTGTTGATTATCATATGTCTTAACTCTGGTCATATTCTTTATTCTACACGATTGATTATAACCTCTACATCAACCTATTATTTGAATAATAACATGCTTCTTAATGGGTGAATTGATTACCAGAACGTTTAAGGAAACTGTTTACATTCCTACTTGCTTGGAAAGTCGACCGCAGCCTATGCTATACAATTGCTGAGTGAATAACTTAAATACTGATTTTGTAATTTACCAGCAGGAATCTTTCATTTCATACCAGACCAGACCAGAAGAATATGTACACTTCAATCTAGTAGTTCTTAATAGCAAGAATACGAACAGATAATCATCTTATCTATGAATTCTACAATTCTTAAACTATTAGAATCTCATATCCAGTTAGATAGACCCAAGTATTTTTGAGAGGTATTATTCATTATGAACAAATCAAAAAGTGTAAATGAAATCAGTCAATACATAATGATTGTAACAAAGTTGGAAATAGGCAATGGAATTGGCAGAACTCTTCAATTAAGGCTTGCATAATTACAACAAATACTACTACACTGCTATCTGATTACGATTTATTTCATCGGTTTGGTAACTGTATGAGGATTGTAAAGTCATTTCTAGGCTTGTTTATTATCGTCATTTTTTCCCGGATATTCATTTGAATTGCTAATTTTTTTTAACCTATTGTTCCACCACCTGCTCACTATAAACAAGGAAATTATGATCAGAATAACACATATTTCTAGTTGAAAAAATTTCATTAAATCCATAGTTCCAAAGATCTCAATTATTACAACCCCCATTATACTTCCAGTAATTAGGGCTAGGAAAAATATCTTGATAACCTCCTTCTTTGTCATGTTATTGATTATTGTTGTTAGTTAGCATCCTTCTATAGGTATTACCATATTTCTTTCTAGGAAATTGTTTAATATGTCTCATAGTATATTTGGCATTTGGTCATCAAATTCTGAAAGTAGGATATCTAAATAAGCGTGGAAAAAGAGATTAAATCTCATCATTATAATGTCAAGTGTAAGAAAAGAAAATAGCAGAGATTGTGAAAGTAATAAAATTAATTATGGCAGTGCTTGGCAGTGGGTAATAAGTAAAGGCCGCCCCTTTATTCCATCAACCCATAGGTAAGCTGAAAGAAAATGTAGCGCCCTTGTTTTCATCATAGTTA
Coding sequences:
- a CDS encoding GNAT family N-acetyltransferase; translation: MTNVEHNLRLRPGTIDDANQVGKIIYEAFSGIADKHGFPREFPSIDIGINVATLFLSNSGFYSIVAEDTGRSGNKIVGSNFLDERSALVAGVGPITIDPHSQNKGEGRQLMVNVMERARSKNYPAIRLLQASYHNRSLALYASLGFEVREPISTMQGKPIQAVIPGRTVRVANESDLESCNAVCRAVHGHDRNGELKDSIKQGIAKVVIHDDKITGYTSGLTYFNHTVGFTNDDIKALIASETTTDSYGGPGILIPTRNAELFRWCLENDLRLVHQLTLMTVGVYNEPAGSYMPSILY
- a CDS encoding sporulation protein Cse60, whose translation is MTRVKTYDNQQLSGLEKSINEFLKKEEVKKLIDIKFTSFSRNDVDKYAALIIFEEDMTSGKEDPQIYE